The following proteins come from a genomic window of Candidatus Francisella endociliophora:
- the sucC gene encoding ADP-forming succinate--CoA ligase subunit beta — MNLHEYQAKDLLESYGLKVQKGIVAHNPNEAAQAFDQIGGKFAVVKAQVHAGGRGKAGGVKVVKSSQEAREVAESLIGTNLVTFQTDAEGQPVNSVGIFEDVYPVTNELYLGAVVDRSSRKVTFMASTEGGVDIEEVAHNTPEKILKVEVDPLVGLQPFQAREVAFKLGLEGKQINDFVKTMLGAYKAFVECDFALFEINPLAVRENGDIVCVDGKINLDSNALYRHPKLLALRDKSQENAKELKASEHELNYVALEGNIGCMVNGAGLAMATMDIIQLYGGKPANFLDVGGGATKERVIEAFKLILDDENVKAVLINIFGGIVRCDMIAEAIIEAVKEVNVTVPVVVRLEGNNAEKGAKILSDSGLKLIPADGLADAADKVVKSLG; from the coding sequence ATGAACTTACATGAATATCAAGCGAAAGATCTTTTAGAAAGTTATGGTCTAAAAGTTCAAAAAGGTATCGTAGCTCATAACCCTAATGAAGCTGCTCAGGCATTTGATCAAATCGGTGGTAAATTTGCTGTGGTTAAAGCTCAGGTACATGCTGGTGGTCGTGGTAAAGCTGGTGGTGTAAAAGTTGTTAAATCATCTCAAGAAGCTCGTGAAGTAGCTGAAAGCCTTATCGGTACAAATCTTGTTACATTCCAAACAGATGCTGAAGGTCAGCCTGTAAATTCTGTTGGTATATTTGAAGATGTATACCCTGTAACTAACGAATTATACCTAGGTGCTGTAGTTGATAGATCTAGCCGTAAAGTAACTTTCATGGCTTCAACTGAAGGTGGCGTAGATATTGAAGAAGTAGCTCATAACACTCCAGAAAAAATCCTTAAAGTAGAAGTTGATCCATTAGTTGGTCTTCAACCATTCCAAGCTCGTGAAGTAGCTTTCAAACTTGGTCTAGAAGGCAAGCAAATCAATGATTTCGTTAAAACAATGCTTGGTGCTTATAAAGCATTTGTAGAGTGTGATTTCGCATTATTTGAAATTAACCCTCTTGCTGTAAGAGAGAATGGTGATATCGTTTGTGTTGATGGCAAAATTAACCTTGATTCAAATGCTCTTTACAGACACCCTAAATTATTAGCTCTAAGAGATAAATCTCAAGAAAATGCTAAAGAGCTTAAAGCTTCTGAGCATGAGCTAAACTATGTAGCTCTTGAAGGTAACATCGGTTGTATGGTAAACGGTGCTGGCCTTGCAATGGCTACTATGGATATCATTCAATTATACGGTGGTAAGCCAGCTAACTTCCTAGATGTTGGTGGTGGAGCTACTAAAGAAAGAGTAATCGAAGCTTTCAAACTAATCCTAGATGATGAAAATGTAAAAGCTGTTTTAATTAACATCTTCGGTGGTATCGTCCGTTGTGACATGATTGCTGAAGCAATTATCGAAGCTGTTAAAGAAGTAAATGTAACTGTACCAGTAGTTGTTCGTCTAGAAGGTAACAATGCAGAAAAAGGTGCTAAGATCCTATCTGATTCAGGTTTAAAACTTATCCCTGCTGATGGTTTAGCTGATGCTGCTGATAAAGTTGTGAAATCACTAGGTTAA
- the sucD gene encoding succinate--CoA ligase subunit alpha, translating to MSVLVDKNTKVLVQGFTGKNGTFHSEQAIAYGTNIVGGVTPGKGGQTHLDRPVFNTMEEAVKATDADASVIYVPAPFVKDSAIEAIDSGVKLVVIITEGVPTLDMLVVKEYLKGKDVQVVGPNCPGVITPGECKIGIMPGHIHQPGKVGIISRSGTLTYEAVAQTTKLGFGQSTCIGIGGDPIPGMNQIEALKLLENDPQTEAIILIGEIGGTAEEEAAEYIKHNVTKPVIGYIAGVTAPPGKRMGHAGAIISGGKGTADEKFAAFEAAGIAYTRSPAELGSKLKEVTGW from the coding sequence ATGAGCGTATTAGTTGATAAAAATACAAAAGTTTTAGTACAAGGTTTTACTGGTAAAAACGGTACTTTTCATTCAGAGCAAGCTATTGCTTATGGTACAAACATCGTAGGTGGTGTAACTCCTGGTAAAGGTGGTCAAACTCACTTAGACAGACCAGTTTTCAACACAATGGAAGAAGCTGTAAAAGCTACTGATGCTGATGCATCTGTAATCTATGTACCAGCTCCATTTGTAAAAGATTCTGCTATTGAAGCAATTGATTCTGGTGTTAAGCTAGTTGTAATCATTACTGAAGGTGTTCCAACTCTAGATATGCTAGTTGTTAAAGAATACTTAAAAGGTAAAGATGTACAAGTAGTTGGTCCTAACTGCCCAGGTGTAATCACTCCAGGTGAATGTAAGATTGGTATTATGCCTGGCCATATTCATCAACCTGGTAAAGTTGGTATCATCTCTCGTTCTGGTACTTTAACTTATGAAGCAGTTGCTCAAACTACTAAATTAGGCTTTGGTCAGTCTACTTGTATCGGTATAGGTGGAGATCCAATCCCTGGTATGAACCAAATCGAAGCGTTAAAACTTCTAGAGAATGATCCTCAAACAGAAGCTATAATCCTAATCGGTGAGATTGGTGGTACAGCTGAAGAAGAAGCTGCTGAATATATCAAGCACAATGTAACTAAGCCAGTTATCGGATATATCGCTGGTGTTACAGCTCCTCCAGGTAAGCGTATGGGTCATGCTGGAGCTATCATCTCTGGTGGTAAAGGTACAGCCGATGAGAAATTCGCTGCATTTGAAGCTGCTGGTATTGCTTACACTAGATCTCCTGCAGAACTAGGTTCTAAACTTAAAGAAGTTACTGGTTGGTAA
- a CDS encoding AI-2E family transporter, which translates to MTSYSTIKKLSIICLVGALIVWVLYPFIYPILFAGLLSIILAPLQVYLEPHIGRHKSSFLIVLGILLCIFIPILIVLSYAITEVISYLQHAESLTQTFSQLSRSIGNIPYIGDTLQEHFDKIIKMIKEDKEVIISNLGQALPTIRYIGSTSISIVTDFLITLLLVYQFLVSGSTLERFLKKVVLKDFNDSDSFISTAIITTRRVSLAIFLTAMLVGIIMGITFSLISLPSPILFAFIATIASMVPFMVGIVYILIAGAVFVLYGSTKAIIILIVGFGLNIFTDNIMQPKIINKQVKLSFVASLIGIMGGIHAFGFIGIFLGPVIFNVAFVGIEKLMDGNEP; encoded by the coding sequence ATGACATCTTATTCAACTATAAAAAAACTTAGCATTATCTGCTTAGTTGGCGCTCTAATTGTATGGGTATTATATCCTTTTATATACCCAATATTATTTGCTGGTCTATTGTCTATAATTCTTGCACCTCTACAGGTATATTTAGAGCCACATATAGGAAGACATAAGAGTAGCTTCTTGATTGTACTTGGGATTCTTTTATGTATTTTCATACCTATATTAATTGTTTTATCTTATGCTATTACTGAAGTTATTTCTTATCTCCAACATGCAGAATCTCTGACACAAACATTCTCACAACTAAGTAGATCCATTGGAAATATCCCATATATTGGAGATACCTTACAAGAGCACTTTGATAAAATCATTAAGATGATTAAAGAAGATAAAGAAGTCATAATCTCAAATCTTGGACAAGCTTTACCGACTATTCGATATATTGGTTCAACCTCAATAAGTATAGTTACTGATTTTTTAATCACTCTTTTACTTGTTTACCAGTTTCTCGTTAGTGGTAGTACTTTAGAAAGATTCCTAAAAAAAGTGGTTCTTAAAGACTTTAATGACAGTGATAGTTTTATTTCAACAGCGATTATTACAACACGTCGAGTTAGTTTAGCGATATTTTTAACAGCCATGCTTGTTGGCATAATCATGGGCATAACATTCTCTCTGATATCTCTACCAAGCCCTATTTTATTTGCCTTTATAGCAACTATTGCTTCGATGGTTCCATTTATGGTTGGTATAGTTTATATCCTAATAGCAGGAGCTGTTTTTGTTCTTTACGGTAGTACGAAAGCAATTATAATTTTAATTGTTGGCTTTGGGCTTAATATTTTCACAGATAATATAATGCAACCCAAAATCATTAACAAACAAGTTAAATTAAGCTTTGTTGCATCCTTAATAGGTATTATGGGTGGAATTCACGCTTTTGGATTTATAGGAATATTCTTAGGCCCTGTAATATTTAACGTAGCTTTTGTTGGTATTGAAAAACTAATGGATGGTAATGAACCCTAA
- a CDS encoding GFA family protein yields the protein MSVKGSCLCGSVKFEIDGEFDNFFLCHCSYCRKDTGSAHASNLFSSKAKLKWNSGQELVKNFNLPSTRHIKSFCSKCGSAMPFELSSMVVIPAGSLDDQVSIKPTAHIFMTSKANWDEGLEEVHSFDGFPNN from the coding sequence ATGAGTGTTAAAGGATCTTGTCTTTGTGGTAGTGTTAAATTTGAAATTGATGGTGAGTTCGATAATTTCTTTTTATGTCACTGTTCTTATTGTCGCAAAGACACTGGTTCAGCTCATGCATCTAATCTTTTTTCAAGTAAGGCAAAACTAAAATGGAACTCGGGCCAAGAGCTGGTTAAAAATTTTAATTTACCTTCAACTCGCCATATTAAGAGCTTTTGTAGTAAATGTGGTTCGGCAATGCCTTTTGAATTATCAAGTATGGTTGTTATACCTGCGGGAAGTTTGGATGATCAAGTATCAATTAAACCTACTGCTCATATTTTTATGACAAGTAAAGCTAATTGGGATGAGGGTTTAGAGGAAGTTCATAGTTTTGATGGTTTTCCTAACAATTAG
- a CDS encoding peptide MFS transporter, whose protein sequence is MKHLKHPKGLKFLFFAEMWERFSFYGLSAILVLYMTEHLNFTDANAAIVFGSYVTYLYITTAIGGILADRVIGYRRCVLLGGSTIMMGHIILSTADASNVTLFLGLGCISSGTGFFKANVSTMVGRLYDKKEALRNSGFAYFYAGINLGSALATFIVGLVGEKIGWHYAFSLAAFGMAAGLICFEIGKKHFPTSCDMPNYELMHKRIFLGINVWWAIIICIAISACVFAYLISHPAKSMLVISFSGAVLFIYLAMLWRSLHQSQKTNIAILLILSIFMLFYWSLSNQTLISIPIFIKNNIDLNMYSCHLPIASVIGCDLPVTTIMSGQLLLLFIITPFFGLLWQRLSERNKEPSDGLKFVFSLVFLGLSFLFLSMAASIAAQVGKAHVIWLILCYLMLVFGELCISPVGLALVTRLAPEHLKSTMMGVWWTISAYAGFFGGVISSHITVTENTPASSFAGSYFKLFIAAIVMAIILFVLVPILKKLTKSEV, encoded by the coding sequence ATGAAACATCTAAAACACCCGAAAGGCTTAAAATTTTTATTTTTTGCTGAAATGTGGGAGCGCTTTAGCTTCTATGGTTTATCTGCAATATTAGTTCTATATATGACAGAGCATTTAAACTTCACAGATGCAAATGCTGCTATAGTATTTGGTAGTTATGTCACATACTTATATATCACAACCGCTATTGGTGGCATACTTGCAGATAGAGTTATAGGGTATCGCCGTTGTGTTTTACTTGGTGGTAGTACCATTATGATGGGACATATCATACTATCAACTGCTGATGCTAGTAATGTCACCTTATTTTTAGGTCTTGGATGTATTTCTTCTGGTACAGGTTTTTTTAAAGCTAATGTCTCAACTATGGTTGGTCGGCTATATGATAAAAAAGAAGCATTACGAAACAGTGGTTTTGCTTATTTTTATGCAGGGATTAACCTAGGCTCTGCTCTTGCCACTTTTATAGTTGGTCTAGTGGGTGAAAAAATTGGTTGGCACTATGCATTTAGCTTAGCTGCATTTGGTATGGCAGCTGGCTTGATTTGTTTTGAGATTGGTAAAAAGCATTTTCCAACTAGCTGTGATATGCCTAACTATGAGCTAATGCACAAAAGAATATTTCTAGGGATTAACGTTTGGTGGGCAATTATAATCTGTATAGCCATATCAGCGTGTGTATTTGCATATTTAATTTCACACCCAGCTAAATCAATGTTAGTGATTTCATTCTCTGGAGCTGTCTTATTTATATATTTAGCAATGCTATGGAGATCACTACACCAATCACAAAAAACTAATATTGCTATCCTGCTTATATTATCCATTTTTATGCTTTTCTACTGGTCTCTAAGTAACCAAACTTTGATTAGCATCCCAATATTTATAAAAAATAATATTGATCTAAATATGTATAGCTGTCATTTACCTATAGCTAGTGTTATAGGATGTGATCTACCTGTGACAACTATTATGTCTGGACAGTTATTGCTTTTGTTTATAATCACCCCATTCTTTGGTTTACTTTGGCAAAGACTTAGTGAGCGAAATAAAGAACCATCTGACGGTTTAAAATTTGTGTTTAGTTTAGTATTTCTAGGTTTGTCCTTCTTATTCTTAAGCATGGCTGCTTCGATAGCCGCTCAAGTTGGTAAAGCTCACGTTATATGGCTAATATTATGTTATCTAATGTTAGTATTTGGTGAGCTTTGTATATCTCCTGTAGGCTTAGCACTAGTTACAAGGCTTGCTCCAGAGCATCTCAAATCTACGATGATGGGAGTCTGGTGGACTATTAGTGCTTATGCAGGTTTCTTTGGCGGGGTTATAAGCTCTCATATAACTGTTACTGAAAATACTCCTGCTAGTAGTTTTGCAGGCTCATATTTTAAGCTTTTTATTGCAGCAATTGTTATGGCTATTATATTATTTGTACTAGTACCAATATTAAAGAAACTTACAAAATCTGAGGTTTAA
- a CDS encoding N(4)-(beta-N-acetylglucosaminyl)-L-asparaginase, which produces MILIANDEGRSGVPEAFKRLKNKENGLRAIIEGIKLVENDTTIKTVGRGSWPDILGNVTLDASVMDGNDLRTGSIGALKGYANPIEVAYEVMQRLHHEILVAEGANRFANEINATKIDNLLPEIKKVWLEHLNKHLTPKQKVNFPNIPLIELSKFAVDPEKIFDTTVYLSKDHKNTISSATSTSGWGWRYPGRLGDSPIIGAGSYADSRYGACACTHTGEMAIRCGTARSVVLYMKMGMSVKEAVLEAAKDLRHLKTGYLDELTIHAIDNQDNHFVTSFKGSEPVYYWVWTDDMNEPVKRQAKCIS; this is translated from the coding sequence ATGATTTTAATTGCAAATGATGAGGGTCGTAGTGGCGTACCTGAAGCTTTTAAAAGGCTTAAAAATAAAGAAAATGGTCTTCGAGCTATTATTGAAGGTATCAAACTTGTTGAAAATGATACTACTATAAAAACTGTAGGTAGAGGCTCATGGCCTGATATCTTGGGTAATGTAACATTAGATGCTTCTGTGATGGATGGGAATGATCTACGCACAGGCTCTATAGGTGCTCTAAAAGGCTATGCTAACCCAATTGAAGTTGCTTATGAAGTTATGCAAAGATTACACCATGAGATATTAGTAGCTGAAGGTGCAAACCGTTTTGCCAACGAAATCAATGCTACTAAGATTGATAATCTATTACCTGAAATAAAAAAAGTTTGGTTAGAACATTTAAACAAACATCTAACACCTAAACAAAAAGTTAACTTCCCAAATATTCCTCTTATTGAGCTAAGCAAATTTGCAGTTGATCCTGAAAAAATATTTGACACTACAGTTTATCTATCAAAAGATCACAAGAATACTATATCATCTGCAACAAGTACTTCTGGTTGGGGTTGGCGTTACCCAGGCAGACTTGGAGATAGTCCGATTATCGGAGCTGGCTCGTATGCTGACTCAAGGTATGGGGCTTGTGCTTGTACTCATACTGGTGAGATGGCAATCCGCTGTGGTACTGCTAGATCTGTAGTATTATATATGAAAATGGGAATGTCTGTAAAAGAAGCAGTATTAGAAGCAGCTAAAGACTTACGCCATCTAAAAACTGGATATTTAGATGAATTAACTATTCATGCTATTGATAATCAAGATAATCATTTCGTAACTAGTTTTAAAGGTAGCGAACCAGTTTATTACTGGGTTTGGACTGATGATATGAATGAACCTGTTAAGAGACAAGCTAAATGTATATCATAA